TCTACTGCTAAGTTTCCATGATGATAGTAAAACCTAATCTTGAAAGATAATGGGACAATAAAAAGCGTGGTgcaaaataaaacataaactttTAGCGGCGATTATATTATCAAACTCTTTCCCAACAAGTGTATAATGCCTCTATAAAACATTTAGTGACAAATGATACAGTGATCAATTGGTAACGGTTCTCTTAGTAATGACACTACCAAACAATGGTGAAGGGAACATCGATTAATACCCTTAGCTATAACAGATGCCAACAAGTTGCAGAATCAGAAATGaacccaaaatatatatatatatatatatatatatcaataagcACGGGAACTCTAATATAACCGAGAAAAATGCGAACATTCATTCATCCAAATATCAAGATACATAATGAAGGGTTGTCATCAACAAATCACTACAAAAGAAAGGGAGAGATTAATACATCTTCAAGGCTTTCAATCACAAGTACTGAACAACTCTAACACGCTAGAGTGATGAATGGTTTGAATCCCTATTGCCGTCTTCATTCTTCGTCTGTTTGAAAAACAGAATGGCCCCATGAAGCGAATGCAACATGTTCTTCTGCCTCAACCGTCGGACAGTGGAGCTCGTCCCAATATGCTACTTCTTGTCTGTCTTCGCTCTCTTATGGTATTTTCAGCGAAAATCTATAAACCACCGAAACCAATCTTCCAGAAATCCTTGGTACAATCCTCCATTCTCCTTCACTACTCTTCTCGTCATACTCTCCAGAGCATGTTGGTGTGATATGGGGACGGGCATTATTCCAAATTAGTGACTACGGAAGTTGAGATTCATCCCTTTCTAGGTTTTCACTTGATATCATCATAAAAAGTATGACAAACTAATATTTGCTTGTCCATTTTCCTTCTAAGTTGCCCTTCATATTAATCTCATCCCCCTACCTCCAATTTTGCCCTAGCCTGTGGCCTTAACAACTCTCTATATGTCGTACAGCTTCCTATAAAAACTCCAATCTTCACGAGTTTTCCCAATCCCTTTACCTCTCGTGTCTTCACTCTCCAAGCAATCCTATGCTCTAAAACTATTTACAACAAGTATTCAAAACGAATAACTTATGCAAGAGTTTAAGAATCAATACCCTCTCCTGACCGTCTTCAGATAATCAACCCTTATCCCCCACAACTGCTCTCCAACTACTTTCATATCTGGTCGATCCAATCTTACTGGTGCAGCACATTGAATAGCCAAACTGATTATCCTGACGAGTATCTCGGGGTCCACAATCCCCTCCACCCTGGGGTCCATCAGCTCTGCCATATTCCCTTCATTGAACTTCTTAAAAACCTGCTCATCATGATTAATATTTAAGGTTAATCCTGGGGCAGAAACGAAGGTGAACTATAACTGTCGGCTCTAGAAGAAAAATTCCTAGTTTCACGATCGATGCTCACGATGGAAGACTCATCAAGAGTCCAGACCATGGGGAATTTCTGCTTGCTAACGTTTGCAAACAGATACGATCTTTAAGTTAAATGTGGTCATTAAGCAAATACTCCTAAGGCAGTCATAGAATCAGATCCTAATGGCACATACGTCAACTAGTTCAAGTAATTTACACAGCAACCCGTCGCACCTGCATAGTAATTAATCAACTAACTTCTGTTTCCAGAGTATAATGATCTCCTCATATTGTATATGACCAATGACCATATCTCTCGAAATTCAAGGGACAAAACCccagaaaaatgggaaaataaaatagggAAAGAGACCTTACCCATCTAATTGTTACCCGTTCCTCAACAGGTCTACTTTGTTCCACAGGACGTCGACCGGTAAGAATTTCTAGAAGTAAAATCCCAAAAGAGTAGACATCGCTCTTGGCAGTGAGTTGGTAGGTCTTCATATACTCGGGATCTAAGTAACCGACTGTCCCTTTTACTTTTGTAGAAATATGAGTTTTATCCGAGTCTGCAGCAGTCCCGAGCCTTGCAAATCCAAAATCTGCTACCTTGGCCCTCATGTTCTCGGTCAAAATAATGTTGGATGACTTCACATCTCGATGGATAATTGGCTTCTCTGGAGGTGAATACATAAACGGGAAGTAAAAAATCAAATGGAAAtccattaatttaataatccaAGTTATGCAATGCATCTCAAGATGGGTCATAATTGAAGGCAGACATGAAGCAATTGGCGGCATTGGTGATAACAGTTGATCCGAGTTTTCAGAAACAAATCAGCAGGCATGTCAAATAACGTCCAGTGATGCTATGCATAGTTTAGTTAATTACCGCACATTAGTATCTTATAACATAACAATTAACAGGGATTCACGTAATGTCGACACTAAAAACAATCACTAAATGAGACTAGATTGGAGCGAAATGCAGCATTTGACTAGAATTATGTGATCAGTATTGACGAAAAAGATACTGCTGGCAGATACAAGACACTGGGATGGCAAGGACCAAAATGCAAGGCGGACAATGGAAATGGAAATTCATAAGATTAACATCCAATTTCAAGTTgttggttgcaagaggaaatGCTAGAAAGGGAAAGGTTCTTTACCGGCATACAAATGTAGGTAAGTCAGGCCATGAGCAACATCAATGGCAATTTCGAGCCGCTGGTTAAAGTCCAGGACTCTACCACGAATACCTGCAATATACCAAACAATGAAACTTAGGAGACTCACATGTGTTCTCAATAAAAACTGAAAGAACTCTATGGCCAGTAATCTCACCATCCAAATGAGCTCTTAGGGTTCCATTGGGTACATATTCTGTTATAATAAGGCGCTCATTCCCTTGATCGACATAACCAAGTAGTTTCACCAGATTCCGATGATCAATCTTGGATAGAAGGTCAACCTCGCTGCTAAATTCAGTCCTGAGACTCTCAAAGTACTCCTGCAAATTTCAGTCCTattagaaaaaggaaaaagaaaatcacagGAAAAGGCAACGCCTAAATAGCATGAGTGGCCTCTGCCTACTTAACTACCACCTGCTAACAGCTACAAGGTTAGAAAAGACAATTAATCCCTACTATtatattagaaaagaaaaatgtcaaCTGTAAAATTTTATGTCCCAATACCTCATGAGCTAGCACAATGCGAAAAACAAGTTCTGCAGGTTATCTATAAAAGGACGGACCAATATATTTTGAATCAACGAAAATGATTTTCAGGCACTAGAGATTATATTTCTTCTATTACTAGAGCAGCCGTGAGCAATGTTAGAATTTAGAAACAATGTTAAAGGATCATCATATACCTTCTTTGCTCTTTTGATGGCAACCACCTGGCCATCTTCAAGCTGTGCCTTGTAAACCATTCCAAATCCTCCTTCTCCTATTACCATGGAGGGTGAAAAATTCCGGGTTGCTTTTACAACCTGATTCAGATTAAGATGTATGGATCCAAGTCTATTGAGCTTCGGGGAAAATGAAATTCGAGGACTGGGTGGCACCCGAAAAGGACTGCCAGGAATCTTTTCTGGAGCAGAAGTTAACTCGGACACAGGAAGAGAATCCACTGGGAAAAGAATATTTGTCAGGTTACATTGTTAAAAAACTGTGCGTCATGCTGAAGGAAAGTCTGAAACAACCACAAACATACCGATCAAACACATTTCATACAAAACCATAAGGGGATCGCTCTTTTTTCAATGTTacgtcctttttttttccaggaGAAGTAAATTCGCTTACAGAAACAAGAAATCTTGCTATAGCAGTTAACTGGAGACCCTTTCACAGTTCAAATAACAAATCATATCAGCTGCATATTGGTTTAGCCATTGTAGATTACTTGCTCATGCAACTCACTACCCTTTTACATTCTTAACACCTTGCAAACAATAACTTTCAGTGTGTGTTTCACAAGCTTTAACATCGAATAACTACTTCACTGGCACAAACGAATTTGGAACTTTTCAAGTAACATATCCAAGAAATATTATGGATTACCTGAGCTAGGGTCCCTGGCTAGCACAGCCTGAGCTGTATCTTTCCTCTTCCTGTAAAAGCAAGGACAAAGTACAACACAACACAAAGCAAACATTCCAGGAACAACCGCACCAATAGTTTTACGGTTCAACAAGGTCCTATGAATGCGCTTGTCGTCACCCAATTGGCTATTTGAATCAAGAGCAGTTCCTTCCCTCATTTGTGTCTGCAAAAGCTTTCTTCCGCCAGAATGTGGCAACGTTGCTGCCAAAACAGAAATATAAGGAAAGAAGTTCATAAATAACTCCCTCATACAGTAAGCAATCCTATTTTCTCcataaaattggaaaaagcAGATCCAACTGGAAGAGTACCTTGCGAAAGGTCAAAATTACAGAGATCAGTGTACCAATAATCCTCAAAAAAGCAATTATTTGCATGGTGGAACTTGAGGGCATCACAGAACAAGACTTTGTCTGCTAAATATCCATTGACATAAAAAGCGTTATCACCCAGAGAACCTGAAAATGCTAAATGATTGGCTCCGCAGACCTTGGACTTGAAAAGGTCTGAGGCTGGTATGCTCGGCACTTGCAGCAGTAGAAGCAACATCACCGCAGAAGCAGCTATTGCCATCATTGTCATTTGGAAGAAGGCCTTCCCCACTATGATAATTCTGTCTATGATTATGGATAACTGTCTAAATTCTCCGCATGAGCCTGAGCCTTATTCAAACTCGGTTCAAACTCGGAAAAATCAGAGACGCTTCTACCTACTTCAAGGTTCACCAATTACATACCAGGGATGCAGGCAAACCCTATAAGCGGGAACAATCATCGCCACTTATAAGTCTAGATTGATACCAAAACTCTAATTGCCTGACAAAAAGCAGAATGCTCCCAACGTTACGAGCAAAGGTTGCCGGCTAAATACCGACCAAGGTGTCTGCAAACCCACGAGGAGGAATGAATGTGCAGAGCCACTACGGATTCCCAGGGAGAGCTTGAAGCATCCTAATTTAATCAATTCAGGAAGATAACAGGTTATTGCCATACGTCATAACGTCAAAAAGCTGAAGCTCAAGAATATTATTGATCACAGAAACCAGCTGCTCGAGGGAACAGGGTCCGAAACACGGGGAAAACAATATCATAGAAATGATAACAGATTCAATGATACCATTAATAACTCAACTAATCGATGACAGTGACATCAAAGTGAGCAAGCCTTTCACGGGTTCGAGGGGGACATATCTTGACCATCGGCTGACCATATGCATCTGCCATTACGTCCCACAGTGGACAGAATTTTGTCTGCTGTGAAGTGTGAAGTAATGAAAAGGAATCGAATTTCTCGATGAAATCGAAGAAGGGATTCCTCTAAAAGAGTAGAACAAAGCACAAGAGACGAACTTTCCAAGGTTAACAAGAACAACCCAACAAAGCTTTCAGAGAACAGAATAAGAAGGGAAACCATTAGAGGCAAAATCGAAACTCGGAAGGACAGAGCTCAGGCAAGAAACTGACCCAGATACGAATCAGAATCGAAGCTCAGGAATAATCAGCTGCTGTCGGTTGTCACCCACCTGGCGGCCGAatcgggaggatgaggagagAGGAGATGAAGTGGGTGGGCGTCTTTGGGATTGACTTTTCAGTCAAATGTAAAGCCCGACAAGTTTGAGAATCAGACGGGAGGGTCCGGTCTGATCCATTCTAGTGTGGTCTCTTGAGGATGGTGTCGGCATGATATCATATTAAtcattgaattattttttaacttttagtCTACGAGTCGATTCGATTGATTGAATGGGTGTTATTGGGTTTGATCGGCAATTTCTGCCCATTTTTCTTTAACATTAGTGaactcctttttatttttatgctgAGTTTAGTTTGAAAGCAGGGTTTTAagattagattttgattttgaaaaagagtgatataaatggagtccaccctttgactttatataagttattttattttgttgtgaaaaaaaagttatataaaTGGGATCtactctttgattttgtatgaattattttgttttattgtgaatAGAATTAgattaaagttgtgattttaaaatcatatttgcaAACCAAATAAGTTAATGCCTGACATCAATTCTTTCATGTATTCTCTAGTCCGTGGGAGCTAAGTTTGAGCTCAGTGTTTAATTTTAAGATTGTGATGGAACCTAGTATATAGTTAATTTTGCTTAATGCTTTCAATTAACTGGTCACTAGTTGAATTGATTTCATAATCTCAGTTAAGTTTAATACTGTGAAGACTAAGAGAAGATTCACCGTATATCTTGATTTGGAAAACCGCCGATTGGATTTGAAGTATTCTGAGGAGATCGATCAGCAAGTTCGATAGGCCACACCAAAAGGAACCTCGATACGGTTCCTATCCCTCGACCCTCAGGCATTCCTCTATAAGAAACTACACAAAATACAATATGGGTCTTGAAATTCCAATAACAGTCAATTATCCATCATCTAACAGTGAAGTCAAGTATTAGTCATCATTTCTTTCATGATTGGGTTACCAATATACCTACTAGAGGAGCTCCATGCAGCCAGATTAGAATTTACTATAGCCTGTACTTGTCTATGACCCAGTGGCGATTCTGAAGGGGCTCTTGTCCGAGTTCGAAAAACTAATATACCTACCATTCCGAATGCCTCGCCATTGCTTATTAGTTGTCTATCCTTTCCCTTGGTTTTCTAGAGACTGCCTGAAGTTCGCTCGGGGTGCCCTATGAAAAACCTTGGGAAGGGATCGGCAAGTAATACAAGTAATGGCGAGTGCATTGGAATGCATAGGACTATAATTTTCAAGCTTGGATGAAAACACCTTAATCACACAGACTGGGTCGTACGAGTATGGGCTAGACAATCGTGATTTGGCTGCTCATGGTGTGTCCCCTAGGTACTCTTAACTCAATGTAAGGAAGAATTGGTTATTAATACTATATCTCACTATGTGGTGATCAATCATTAATTGActggttttttattttcaggaCCCTTCTTCTTGAGGAATGCTTGAGGGGTTGGCGGAGGAATGTTATTTATTTCAAGGTTCCATTGAGTAAGGTGTATCGaagaaaaactttttgaaccctTTGAAATCCAAAATAAGGGATTACCATGCATGACCCTCTAGTAGAGTGTTGaaaagctctctctctctctctctctctctctctctctcttgtttTTTTGGCTTCGAAGGTAATTCTACTGGAAACCTCATCGCTCCTAGTGCAGACTACgtctataaataaataaataaatatatatatatatatttaatttagtatataggtatatatatattcacttaccatattctaatttatatttttcctcttttatgCCGAATGATGGACCTATAAAATGTCCTGTCGATAAAGTAAATCTTACTAATAGTATttctatatgcatatattactAAGAGATGAAAAGGGAATGTTAACCATAGTCTTTGTTAATCATAGACCTGTAGACACTAgtccaacatatatatactaaagTGTCACCACGCTACGAGCGGaatcaaaaataattttaattttaaaattaaaccCGCGCATGCAAAATATTATAGattattttatgtatatgcaatatatatttatacatatactaATTTACTATCAAATGCTACATATATTAACTCTGTCAGAATAAccaattttaaaaactaaataGAAAATggtatattattttttggttacaaAGGGGATCAAGGCCTagtgaaatgaaaaataaattataaataattaataaaatggcaCGGATAATCCCATTATGTATCGAACCTGCGATCTCTAGGTCAATAAGTGAGGGCATGCACTACTACACCACACTCTCTTTTGATAGAAAACGGTATATTATTGTgttgaagaaagagaaataagAGAGAATGGGAAGACAATTTAGCAAAACGGGAGAGAGTGACGAAGAGAGAAAATTGTGGAAGGAGTTTAGAGTTGATAGATACCAAAAGAAGTTAAAATTATATGATCACCCTTAAACTTTAACTCATTTAATGGTTATCAATTAACGGTACTATTAATGGTTATGACTCATTTAATGGTTATCAATTAACAGTGGCGTACATCGTCACTTGTTGATCTAGAGGTCGCAGGTTCGATACCTAGTGGGACTATCCGTACCCATTGATTAGTTATTTaagatttctcttttattgtattaggTTTAGGACCTCCTTTGTAAACGAAAAATTAATGTTAGTATTTCCTTTATGGGTATTCTTTTTGATGAATTCTTTATGGGTATTCTTACAAAAGGAAAGTTAAACACAGACACAGGTGTAGGTGTAATGTCTCCTGCTAAACAATGGAATGGGgacttaaattaaaaaaatggtaaattgcactggtggtccaaaaagttttataaatgtttcaatatggtataatttttttttttgctacttgatggtacaaaatgttttaaagttgttttagtatagtacaaaccgttatctcgccattgatGCAGTCAAGTCGACGTTAATTGTGCAAAACcgatttttgtgggacgttacatgatggtgcaaaaaattttgaagttgtaacttaatagtacaaaatgttttacgtaagttacatgatggtgcaaaatttacagtcttgtAACAGACAGCTTGACGGCTTTAATgacgagatgacggtttgtactatactgaaataattttgaaatattttgtaccatcaagtagtaaaaaaaacttttggtactatattgaaatatttataaaatttttttaaccaccagtgtaatttacctttaaaaaaaaacgaagGATGACAGAGATAAAACTTTAAGACCCTAATATTAATGGATGAACATGATATAATGAATACAAATCTAATGGTTTACATTTATGAGCTACTGTGGCATGTTTTTTAGCATAACATTCCCAAAGGACAAGGCGCTCAGTTTTAATTTGATATGGTTTTGAATCCAATTAAGATTAAACCAGATATTTGCTTCTTGAATAATTCCAAACAAAAACCAAAAGCAAGTCACCCATTTGAGGAAGAATGGAATTATAGACTTATATTCTCCAAGTTTGACTTACTGATTTacgaaatcttttttttttcccctactAGGAATTTAAATACGTCCAAAAGATTAGCTATCACGGGAGAAGGATTTTACCTACCATTCATCATAGAGGACGTTCAACATCTTGTGCAACCAAGTAAAACTTAGTAACTAATCATTAAGTAAAACATCAAATGAAAGAAACATACTCAAATGAATTAGGCATTATGTGCAAAAAACCTAATACGAGTATGTCTTGAGCCCATGCTCAGACAATATGGATTTTTATTCAGTTGTTGGCTAAGAAGCTGAAATCGAAACCGaattaaagaagaaaatcCTTTGGAAACCAAATCATAACCAAACCGTAcgctttgattttttttaattgattttattatttctattttcaatGTAAAGTTGTGATGTTTTCGAAttgcttttgatttttctataaattatacaaaataaaatatcataatgaaaagtatcttttttttggtatCTATTTTCAAGCTGGCTAATCCAGCTTGGGCCATGTTAGCCTAAGGGATAAAGCTCTCTCAATCAatgatttctccattcacaagactcaaacCTAAAActttaattaaggaaaacaaaTGCCGAATTCCTTAAACAAATTTTTGTTGGTAATGAAAAAGTATATGAAATaagtaaaagagaaaatataacAATGTAATGACATGTATAATTAAGCGTATCAATTGAAAATGGAATCTACATGTTTGTAAGACCTGCCTAGCTAGCTATTTACCTtcatgaaggaaaaaaaaatctcatagATATGTCTAcatatacaattaattaaaatgaaaattgttgATATTTCCGTTTTCTCCCAATGTAATATATGCATTTAGAAAAGACTATATTTAGAAAGAATTACTTTTAATGGTGCTACAATTTATACGTCCATCATTCGGcataagaacataaagaaaaatatgaattagAATTTGGCAAGTGAATTCACATACCTAatcattaaatttaaaaataaaagtacatcatacacatgcatatatgtatatatatatatggatgtaATCATAGCCATGAGCAATGAGCTTTCCAATACTCTTGTAGAGAGTTATGATAGTCACTCATTTTGAGCGTCTTTAGGGTTTCTctccatttaaatatttactcTCCGTTCTCCTCCCTCTCCATATAAATGAGTGTTATCTAGATCTTCGAATATACAATgatgtaaatttattttatataaattattcttATTTCAAAAGTTTCAAAATGTCTATCTTCAATACACCTCACCAAGTGGAACCTTGAATTGCGTATCATTCTTCGACCCTTAGGAATTCCTCCTGAAGATGATACACAATGCATGTATCGTGAAAATCCACAACCACAGTTATAGTTTGGTCGTGAATCGTTATTATATTGATTCGACACCAAATAATGACAAACCATACTTTCTTATATTGATTTACCAGTACCTGCAAGGACTCCTCGAGCAAACAAATCATAATAGTCTAGGTTGTACTTGTGCATGACCCAGTTTGCGATTATTAAGGGGCTCTCGTCTAAGCATGAAAATTGAAGTCCTTACCATTCTGACGTGCTCACCGTTATATATAACTTGTCTATCCCTTCCCTTGGTTTTCTAGAAAACCATGGGATGGGATAGAGAACCATGGGATGGGATAGAGAAGTTATATGTAATGGCTAGCACGTCGAAAGGGTTAAGACTTTGATTATCCAGCTTGGATGAGAGCCCCTTAACACAAATTGGGTCATAAACAAGCAGAGGCCAGACTATCATGATCTGTTTGTTCGGGGACTCTTGCAGGCACTACTAACTCAATGTAACTGTTGAGAagtaaaattgaataaatcccacatcggaaaagaaaaggaaaatccatgggttaatatatggtttgggtaccaccacttattagcttgagcttttaagtggaaatgagtCTAggcccgtataagcccaatggaaatttaatatggtatcagatcCTATGTTACGTGTACGCGTGCCTACGTGCGTGTGCGCACCCACACCACATCAGGCCCAGTATGTCGAGTGCAGTCAaagtgcgcctcgtgttagtcccccCTCACCAGAGCACGGAAGAAGAGCctggctcgaggtcaattattgagggcgggtgtttaagggcacgtgacaacgtgtaggcagaaaAAGACCACATGCTgtacgtgagggcg
Above is a window of Punica granatum isolate Tunisia-2019 chromosome 7, ASM765513v2, whole genome shotgun sequence DNA encoding:
- the LOC116213942 gene encoding calmodulin-binding receptor-like cytoplasmic kinase 3, which gives rise to MTMMAIAASAVMLLLLLQVPSIPASDLFKSKVCGANHLAFSGSLGDNAFYVNGYLADKVLFCDALKFHHANNCFFEDYWYTDLCNFDLSQATLPHSGGRKLLQTQMREGTALDSNSQLGDDKRIHRTLLNRKTIGAVVPGMFALCCVVLCPCFYRKRKDTAQAVLARDPSSVDSLPVSELTSAPEKIPGSPFRVPPSPRISFSPKLNRLGSIHLNLNQVVKATRNFSPSMVIGEGGFGMVYKAQLEDGQVVAIKRAKKEYFESLRTEFSSEVDLLSKIDHRNLVKLLGYVDQGNERLIITEYVPNGTLRAHLDGIRGRVLDFNQRLEIAIDVAHGLTYLHLYAEKPIIHRDVKSSNIILTENMRAKVADFGFARLGTAADSDKTHISTKVKGTVGYLDPEYMKTYQLTAKSDVYSFGILLLEILTGRRPVEQSRPVEERVTIRWVFKKFNEGNMAELMDPRVEGIVDPEILVRIISLAIQCAAPVRLDRPDMKVVGEQLWGIRVDYLKTVRRGY